The following nucleotide sequence is from Nitrospira sp..
ACTCAAGGCGACCGTGATCGTCTTCACGGACGGGCCGTAACTGAACTGGTAGTCGGAGCCGCAGCGAAAGAGTAGCAGGACGCCTTCGCGCGACTTGAACCCACGGTGCCCGCAGCTGGGGCAAACCACCGTATCTAATCCCGTGCGAGCATCGTAGGCCCGCGCATCCACCGTCAACCGCCCCTCACACGAACGGACGGGACAGCGGTCGACGGAGGCTCTCCCCTCCATGGCCTCCGCTTCCACGGAATCTTTGGCTCGCGACACGATACCGGCGATGTGATGGCCCATCCCGTCTCTCCCTGCTCAGCTGCTGCAAGTATATCAGACGGCTAACTATAGTCAGGCGGAAGGGAGAAGGGAGAGGAACTGTGAAGCCCCCTTTACACCTTGATCAAACCGGGTACGTGAACATGTGCTGGTCCTGGAAACGCTCCCTCGGCTTTCCCCCCGGTGGGTCAGCCGGAATGTCTACCGCCGGATCAGGGGACGGTTGAGTCCCGCGCATGCGCGGGAACGTCTGAATGCGTGACCCATAAGGCCTGAATTGGGGCTTGAGTCCCGCGCATGCGCGGGAACGTCTCTGTGAGTTCTGTCAGGCGGAACGGACCTGGGCAAGGTGCTGTGTCGTCGATGACGACGTACTCTGTGAAGTATGGCTCTGTGCGGATTGTGCCGGGCTCACCTGGCGGGAGTGAAAACTCCTCACAGCATGGTTCTCAAATAAACAAGCCAAGGGGAGGTTTCTCCCCTTGGCTCGCTCGTTCTCGTTCGTAGCTCAGGATCGCACAATGGGCGACACCACCATGCCAACTAATCCCTTCCCCTCCCGCGTCCGTTCCCTCGCCCTGGTTTGCCGGAACGACCATTCCCCTTGTATTTGACCTTGTGCTCTTCGTAGTAGAGATAGGGTCTATCGGTCTCCAACTCCAGGCTCACGTAGTTGCTCTGATCAAGCGCCAAGGACGAAGGCAACGTCATGCCCACCTGCCAACTTCCGCCTGAGATGGCTCCGCTTCTTTGGACAGAATCTTTCAGTTCCTAAGTGGTGCCGGGCGGTGTACGCCTACGCGGCCGTAGGCCGTGCAGGCACGCTCTCCCAGTACACGCGATCGGGCGTGCGTCCGTCAAGCGCGCGATGCGGCCTGAGCTGATTATAGAAGGTCAGATACCGTACCATCCCGTCCTGGGCGTCTCGGACGGTCTCGTACGCGTGCAGATAGACCTCTTCGTATTTGAGGCTCCGCCACAGCCGTTCGACAAACACATTGTCCCGCCACCGTCCCGTCCCATCCATACTGATCTGGATACCCTGGTCTTTGAGAAACCCGGTGAATTCCTGGCTGGTGAACTGGCAGCCTTGATCCGTGTTGAAGATCTCGGGTGTGCCATACCGGGTGACTGCCTCCCGTACCGCCTCCACGCAGAAGTCTGTGGTCAACGTGTTGGACAGCCGCCACGCCAACACCCGGCGACTGGCCCAATCGAGAATCGCGCATAAATACACGAAGCCACGCCGCATCGGAATGTACGTGATATCAGACGCCCACACATGATTCGGCCGCGTGATCGTCAGCTGACGCAGCAGATAGGGATAAATCCGATGGGCAGGATGCCGCTGGCTGGTCCTCGGCTTCCGATAGATCGCCGCGATGCCCATCCGTCGCATCAGCGTCGCGACCTGTCGTCTCCCAATGGCATGGCCCTCCTGCCGTAACAAATCCCGCAGCATGCGAGCGCCAGCAAACGGATACTGCAGATGGAGCTCGTCGATCCGGCGCATGAGTGCCAGCGTCGCGGCGGAGACAGGCTTCGATTGGTAGTACGCGGTCGACCGGGCCAGCTGCAGCACCTGGCATTGTCGCCCGATCGGTAATGGATGGGTGCGATCACTCATCGCTTTGCGCTCAGCAAGCCCGCCTTGGTGAGCGCGCCTTCTAAAAAATCATTCTCGAGGGTCAGTTGCCCGATCTTGGCATGCAGGGTCTTGAGATCCGGCGCCTCCGACGGCGGTTTTGAGCCGCCAAACACATCCGCCGCCCGAGCCAGCAGCTGTTGCTTCCATTCGGTGATCTGGGTGGGATGGACCCTGAACTGCTCGGCCAACTCGGCCACCGTCTTGTCACCTTTGACTGCGGCCAAGGCCACCTGGGCCTTAAAGGTCGCTCCGTGGTTCCGTCTCGTCCTCTTCATTACCTCGCTCCTTTGTGTCGCCACCTCGCGGTGGCTTTGCTGAAGCCAGGCTACCACTGATCACACTGTCCGAATTTCCGGAGCCCCCTCTGCCATTCATGTAAAAATAGCTGCCGGTGCTGACATTCACATACACGCCACTCGCCGGATAATACTGATACCGGTAGCGTACCTCCTTCGCTCGCCGCCCATGAGCTGGCGCCCAAGACGGAGGGCCGCCTTTCGGAGTCGCCACAATCACCGGTTCCGGGGCAGGATTTCCGACTGATACGCCCACACCAACCCGTGGATTCCTTCCGTCCATGGTACAGCCCGTCAGCAACAGCGCTCCCATGCCGATCAGCAGCAGCTTCTTCATGCCAAGCCCCCCTTGCCCCATATGGGTCCATACACCGCGATACTCTGTTCTGCCAGCAGCTCTCCACCGAAGGTCCTGGCCGAACACTCGTGCGCGCTCTAGAGCAAGGCCAATGCCCTCATCCATGCCCGGAAATCACGGACCGTCTGGGAAGACCCATCTTCACAATTAGTTGATAAGACAATCTGTTTCCAGATCGAGGCAGGGGCAGTTCGCTCAAGACAAGGTGGGCTTGCCCTCGTACAGGGTTCTGCCCTAGGCAAGAATTTGCCCTCCGCAGACAAACCTGCGCAGAGCACTCGACACCGTTCGTCAACAACTTGTATCAGATGGAAGAGGTATTAGTGGTCGTTGCTGCCGGATAATGTCGGCCGCTGATTTCAACGAGGATTCAAAAGATGATGGGGCACCATGGAATCAGGGGCCGACTAGAGAGCGAAACAAGGCGTCCATTCACTCTCTGAAAAGGCGGTGATGCGCCAGCTCGGCCGTCCTCTATGCCCGTTCTTTCGCCGAAACCAAGGAAAAGGGAAAGGATACGAGACTGTGAAAACGACCAACGATGCGAAACCTCTACCCACTGCAGCCCGCTGGCCGGCCGCTCCGGGTCCACGGACCGGACGGCCGAGGGGATCGGGGCGCAGCCCCCGCTTCACTTGATCTATATGGTCAAAGTAGGAGCGTACTTCTTGTTGGTTTAACCGGAACCGACAACTTCCACTGGTGGTCGCAAGCTGGCGTTCGAAAGAAATCGTTGCTTCTTTAAGCCTAGAGATTCATGCCAAGAAAGCCTCGAAATTGGTGCCTAGGAGCACTATAGTCCGATCTCGATAGTCTCGAAAGTGAAAAGACTTCCTTGAGATTCGATTGTGATGAACGACGACTACGAACAGCAGTATTTTTCGACCTATCAAGCGTTCGCTAAAACGGTCAGCTTCATCTTAGAGAAGGCGTTGATAGCTGCCGAACATCTTCCTCGTCCTCAGTCAATCCAGTACCGCGCTAAAGGGATGGAAAGCTTGCGGCGCCGCTTGGCCGAATCGGACAAATTAGACACACAGACGCTGGAGCATGACCGGCGGGATCTCGCTGGCGCCCGACTCATCTTCTACACCAATAACCACGTTAATCGTTTCCTTAATTCGCCACTGATCCACGAAAATTTCGAGATCGAGCCGAACTCGACTAAGATCCATCACCCCACCCCGGAGAACCAAGAAGCGCGATATCGCGCAGTTCACTATACGGTTCGGCTTCGTGAGGATCGCCTACACCTTCCAGAATATGCGAGGTTCGCTTGACCTTCCCCCGTTTATTACACCACGGCCAAGGTTGTTGAGTCCTGTGCCCGATAGGCCCCGGCTTGATGGTTACGAATGAACTCCTGGGGTGTCACATCTCCGATCGCACTATGGGTCCGTTCTTCGTTGTATTCTCACCGCCACGCTTCAATCACGAGCTGGGCTTCCTGCAGGGTCAGAAACCAATGCTCGTTGAGACATTCATCGCGAAACTTGCCGTTGAAGCTCTCGACAAAGGCGTTTTGCACCTCCCGGGTGAATAAAGCGGAGCTGCACGCCGTGCTGTGCCGCCCAGGCATCCAGCGCGGTCCCTGCGAATTCGGGGCCGTTATCCAGGGCGTTTCGGGCA
It contains:
- a CDS encoding IS3 family transposase (programmed frameshift) — protein: MKRTRRNHGATFKAQVALAAVKGDKTVAELAEQFRVHPTQITEWKQQLLARAADVFGGSKPPSEAPDLKTLHAKIGQLTLENDFLGRRAHQGGLAERKAMSDRTHPLPIGRQCQVLQLARSTAYYQSKPVSAATLALMRRIDELHLQYPFAGARMLRDLLRQEGHAIGRRQVATLMRRMGIAAIYRKPRTSQRHPAHRIYPYLLRQLTITRPNHVWASDITYIPMRRGFVYLCAILDWASRRVLAWRLSNTLTTDFCVEAVREAVTRYGTPEIFNTDQGCQFTSQEFTGFLKDQGIQISMDGTGRWRDNVFVERLWRSLKYEEVYLHAYETVRDAQDGMVRYLTFYNQLRPHRALDGRTPDRVYWESVPARPTAA